A section of the Amycolatopsis sp. AA4 genome encodes:
- a CDS encoding cupin domain-containing protein — MSKPEHEFFPVTDVAFTVCPGDDPKITERILAKDPESGVATRILRYEPGADSTPMGVQKHDFWEEVYILEGSFTDLTLGRTFTAGMYACRPPGMPHGPWRTDEGVVTFEVRYPA, encoded by the coding sequence ATGAGCAAACCGGAACACGAATTCTTCCCGGTGACCGACGTAGCCTTCACGGTGTGCCCGGGCGACGACCCGAAGATCACCGAACGGATTCTCGCCAAGGACCCGGAAAGCGGCGTGGCGACGCGGATCCTGCGGTACGAACCGGGCGCCGATTCGACGCCGATGGGCGTGCAGAAACACGATTTCTGGGAGGAGGTCTACATTCTCGAGGGCTCGTTCACCGACCTCACGCTCGGCCGGACGTTCACCGCGGGGATGTACGCCTGCCGGCCGCCGGGCATGCCGCACGGCCCGTGGCGGACCGACGAGGGGGTCGTCACGTTCGAGGTCCGCTACCCCGCCTGA
- a CDS encoding flavin reductase family protein, translated as MITSSAEVDPMTMRRTMGRFATGVAVVTTRAAGVPHGMTVNSLTSVSLDPPLLLVCLTIGARSTDAVVEAGRFAVNILSARQKQLALRFARRGEDHFAGLEVTEGRHQVPVIPDAFAHLECDVERHLVAGDHVVVFGQVRSVCERDGEPLAFHGGRFADLADRANEPVHWFF; from the coding sequence ATGATCACTTCCTCGGCCGAGGTCGACCCGATGACGATGCGCCGCACGATGGGGCGTTTCGCCACCGGCGTCGCGGTGGTCACCACCCGGGCGGCGGGGGTGCCGCACGGGATGACCGTCAACTCGCTGACGTCGGTTTCGCTCGACCCGCCGCTGCTGCTCGTGTGCCTGACTATCGGCGCGCGCAGCACCGACGCGGTGGTCGAGGCGGGCCGGTTCGCGGTCAACATCCTGTCCGCGCGGCAGAAACAGCTCGCGCTGCGCTTCGCCCGCCGCGGCGAGGACCACTTCGCCGGGCTGGAGGTGACCGAGGGCAGGCATCAGGTGCCGGTGATCCCGGACGCCTTCGCGCACCTCGAATGCGACGTCGAACGCCATCTGGTCGCCGGTGACCACGTGGTCGTGTTCGGACAGGTGCGCAGCGTGTGCGAGCGCGACGGCGAACCGCTGGCGTTCCACGGGGGAAGGTTCGCGGACCTGGCCGACCGGGCCAACGAGCCCGTGCACTGGTTCTTCTGA
- a CDS encoding MFS transporter, producing the protein MADTSRERNRKRPHTRLGVVAASSLAGTAVEWYDFFLYGTASTLVFNKLYFPSHDPLVGTVLAFATYAVGFLARPLGAVVLGHLGDRKGRRSTLIASLLLMGASTFLIALLPTYEAVGVLAPLLLVVCRLVQGFALGGEWGGAVLLVSEHGGSARRAFWSSWPNVGPPLGNLLAAGVLAVLGGVLPSAQFLSWGWRIAFGLSAVLVLIGLWLRLYVAETPLFKDAPKPEGLPAGVVVRKHWRSVLLAAATRFGENAGFYLFSLFVITYVTTVLKMDSSVGLTAVLVGQACAVVTIPLFALLADRIGRRPIYVVASVATIGWAFVFFALVDTRSPGLIMLAVAGGLLIFAAYSSVIGAFFAELFPTEVRYSGVSLAYNLASVLAGSLAPIIAIGLYAKFGTGYAIGAYLAVMGLISLVASLIAKETKSVDLGSVAGKAEEEARARVE; encoded by the coding sequence ATGGCCGATACCTCTCGCGAACGTAACAGAAAACGCCCGCACACGCGGCTGGGGGTGGTGGCGGCGTCGAGTCTCGCCGGCACCGCCGTCGAATGGTACGACTTCTTTCTGTACGGCACCGCGTCCACTTTGGTCTTCAACAAACTGTACTTCCCGTCGCACGACCCGCTGGTCGGCACGGTTCTCGCCTTCGCCACCTACGCGGTCGGTTTCCTCGCCCGGCCGCTGGGCGCGGTTGTGCTCGGCCACCTCGGCGACCGCAAGGGACGGCGCTCGACGCTCATCGCGAGCCTGTTGTTGATGGGCGCTTCGACCTTTTTGATCGCTCTGCTGCCCACTTACGAGGCGGTCGGCGTGCTGGCACCGCTGCTGCTGGTCGTTTGCCGTCTGGTGCAAGGCTTTGCGCTCGGCGGCGAGTGGGGCGGCGCAGTACTGCTGGTGTCCGAGCACGGCGGCAGCGCGCGTCGGGCGTTCTGGTCTTCGTGGCCGAATGTCGGACCGCCGCTGGGCAACTTGCTCGCCGCCGGGGTGCTGGCGGTTCTCGGTGGGGTGCTGCCGTCGGCGCAGTTCCTGTCCTGGGGCTGGCGGATCGCGTTCGGGTTGTCCGCGGTGCTGGTTTTGATCGGATTGTGGTTGCGGCTTTATGTCGCGGAGACGCCGTTGTTCAAGGACGCGCCGAAGCCGGAGGGACTGCCTGCCGGTGTGGTGGTCCGCAAGCATTGGCGCAGTGTGCTGCTCGCCGCGGCCACGCGTTTCGGCGAGAATGCCGGGTTCTATCTGTTCTCGTTGTTCGTGATCACTTATGTCACGACGGTGCTCAAAATGGACAGTTCGGTCGGGTTGACGGCAGTGCTGGTCGGACAGGCGTGCGCGGTGGTGACGATTCCGCTGTTCGCCCTGCTGGCCGACCGGATCGGACGACGGCCGATTTACGTGGTGGCCTCGGTGGCGACGATCGGGTGGGCGTTCGTGTTCTTCGCGCTGGTCGACACGCGCAGTCCCGGATTGATCATGCTCGCGGTAGCCGGCGGGTTGCTGATCTTCGCCGCGTACAGCTCGGTGATCGGAGCGTTCTTCGCGGAGTTGTTCCCGACCGAGGTGCGGTATTCCGGGGTTTCGCTGGCGTACAACCTGGCATCGGTACTGGCTGGTTCGCTCGCGCCGATCATCGCGATCGGGTTGTACGCGAAGTTCGGCACCGGGTACGCCATCGGGGCTTATCTGGCGGTGATGGGCTTGATTTCGCTCGTGGCGTCGCTGATCGCGAAGGAGACGAAGTCGGTCGATCTCGGTTCGGTGGCTGGGAAAGCGGAGGAGGAAGCCCGTGCGCGCGTT